The nucleotide sequence GGCAAGGCGTACAACCCATAGCCCCGGATGCGGCCCTCTGTTCTGACTGTGAACAAGAGCTGCTGGATCCCGCTGACAGGCGTTATCTCTACCCCTTTATCAGCTGCACCAACTGCGGCCCACGTTTTACCATCATCCAGGATCTGCCTGTGGACCGCCAACGTACGGTCATGCAGGCCTTTCCCCTCTGTCCGACCTGTCAGACGGAATACGAGAACCCACTGGACCGCCGCTTCCATGCCCAGGCCTCGGCCTGCCCGGTGTGTGGGCCGCACCTAACCCTATATGGGAGGAAAACCGGGCAGGCACGGGGACCTGCCCCTACAGATCTAGATCTGGATGCCCTGCTCACCGCCCGTCGCCTTTTACACGAAGGCAAGATCATCGCCATAAAGGGGCTAGGTGGCTTTCATCTGGCCTGTGATGCGGAAAACCCTACTGCGGTCGCCGAGCTTCGTCACCGCAAAAATCGCCCAGATAAGCCCTTTGCCCTCATGGCAGCGGATCTGGAACAGATCAAGAACATCTGTCAGGTCAGCGATGCAGAGGCGGCACTCCTTCAAGGGTCGGAGAAGCCTATTGTCCTCTTGAAAAAAAATACGTAGGGGCAGGCCCCTGTGCCTGCCCGGTCTGTAGGGGCACGACGCGCCGTGCCCCTACTATTACCTCCAATGTTGCCCCAAACCTGGACCGGCTAGGCTGCATGCTCCCCTATACCCCGCTCCACCTGCTCCTGCTCAACCAAACAGACCCCGTTCTTGCCCATGAACCTGCCCCGGCCCTGCTGGTGATGACCAGCGGCAACCGCAGCGGTGAACCCATTTGCACGGAAAACGAGGAGGCCTTGACCCGGCTGGCTCCCCTGGCTGATGCCCTGCTCCTTCATGATCGGCCCATCCATAGTCGCTGCGATGACTCGGTGCTGCGGATAGACAGAGAAAACCGCACAGCCCTTTTTCTCCGCAGGAGCCGGGGCTATGCCCCCTATCCGGTCCAGCTCCCTTTTCCAGTCGAACACATACTTGCGGTGGGAGGTCAGCTCAAGAATACCTTTTGCTTAGCCGAAGGGACGCAGGCCTTTCTCAGTCAGCATATCGGCGATATGGACGAAGCAGCAACCTCTGCCGCCTTTGCAGCAAGCGTGCAGCA is from Candidatus Electrothrix sp. GW3-4 and encodes:
- a CDS encoding acylphosphatase, translated to MFVRVQGLVQAVGFRPFVYGLATDLGLCGWVRNTSAEVEILLQGQNGAIKDFLARLKQDAPALARIDAISTEPGSSAKRQTERYREFTILPSEEQKGKRQGVQPIAPDAALCSDCEQELLDPADRRYLYPFISCTNCGPRFTIIQDLPVDRQRTVMQAFPLCPTCQTEYENPLDRRFHAQASACPVCGPHLTLYGRKTGQARGPAPTDLDLDALLTARRLLHEGKIIAIKGLGGFHLACDAENPTAVAELRHRKNRPDKPFALMAADLEQIKNICQVSDAEAALLQGSEKPIVLLKKNT